Proteins encoded in a region of the Euleptes europaea isolate rEulEur1 chromosome 3, rEulEur1.hap1, whole genome shotgun sequence genome:
- the LOC130474930 gene encoding endonuclease domain-containing 1 protein-like, translating into MLLVLLFVCVCWHNTPGNAEVVASFEETCPQFFFRETPPKIGLQPRYTARICQRFKNQYRYATMYDKGHRIPVYSAYIYNPGRAKRPKNWMVEPQLVNLSLQPEMTSEMALLQKSRATQAELWKSQAVMKDYKNLAGYSRGHLNPNSHQPDLDAKKSTFTLTNIVPQYIKLNGGSWNNYEQQTMASNTQGCKETFAMVGAVPGNNYIAGGRVNKPSHLWSVACCFIDNNHMRSWAIIAPNNKDVMEHLTLGQLEEKLAKLYHQNSVSLFHSDCPRE; encoded by the exons ATGCTTCTGGTTCTGCTCTTCGTCTGCGTGTGCTGGCACAACACGCCGGGCAACGCCGAGGTGGTGGCCTCTTTTGAGGAAACGTGCCCCCagtttttcttcagggaaaccccTCCGAAGATCGGACTCCAGCCCAGGTACACAGCACGGATCTGCCAGCGTTTCAAAAACCAGTACCGGTATGCCACGATGTATGACAAAGGACACCGCATCCCTGTCTACTCGGCCTACATCTACAACCCTGGGAGGGCAAAGAGACCCAAAAATTGGATGGTGGAGCCCCAG CTTGTGAATTTATCTTTGCAACCTGAAATGACTTCGGAAATGGCCCTCCTACAAAAATCCCGTGCCACGCAGGCAGAGCTTTGGAAAAGTCAGGCTGTCATGAAAGACTACAAGAACCTGGCCGGTTACAGCCGGGGCCACCTGAACCCGAACAGTCACCAGCCTGACCTGGATGCCAAGAAGTCCACCTTCACCTTGACCAACATCGTGCCGCAATACATCAAGCTCAACGGCGGCTCCTGGAACAACTACGAGCAACAGACGATGGCGAGCAACACCCAAGGGTGTAAGGAAACCTTTGCCATGGTGGGCGCGGTGCCAGGGAACAACTACATAGCGGGCGGGCGGGTCAACAAACCCAGCCACCTCTGGTCCGTGGCCTGCTGTTTCATAGACAACAACCACATGAGGTCCTGGGCGATCATTGCCCCGAACAATAAGGACGTGATGGAACATCTCACCCTGGGGCAGCTGGAGGAGAAACTCGCCAAGCTGTATCATCAGAACAGCGTCTCCCTGTTTCACAGCGACTGTCCCCGAGAATAA